Within the Dolichospermum compactum NIES-806 genome, the region AATTTACTACCAATCCTAAATTGACCCATTGTAAGGCAACTGTAGACTTTGGGTTAAAATATACTTGAATAACTACAAAGAGTAAATAAATAACAATGATGGCAATTAGTAGAATTCGGTGAAGCCAGTGCATAGGAACAAAGGGTGATTCATTATTGTATCTATGACTGTCAGTTTTTAATTTTGTTAGTGTAGAATTATTCATTTTTATCACTCATTTATTTTCTTATTAACATGAAGCTGTTTGTAAGTTTCAATGAGTTTATCTACACCCATCTCAAAATCAAATATCTTTGCTCGTGTCTTCGCGGCAATTGCCATAGCATGGCGCTCTTCCTCATTGACAACCAGAAAACGTATTGCCATTGCCAGACTGAGTGCATCTCCAGCAGGTACGAGTTTACCAGAAACTTCATTTTCTACAACAGTTGGGATTCCACCCACATTAGAAGCAATGATAGGAAGACCAGCAGCCATTGCTTCTATAAGAACAGTAGCAAAAGCTTCGTAATAACTGGCTAAGATAAATATATCTGCACTCTGGTATTCTCCAGGAATATGAGTGGGTGATACTGCACCAGCAAACTCAACCCGGTTACTAACACCAAGCCGTTCTGCCATATCTCGTAAAAACAACTCATAATCAGGAGATCCACTACCAATAATGCGAAGACTAACTGGAAGATCGAGCAGATGAGAAATTGCCTCAAGGCAAATTTCAATTCCTTTCAAGGGAATTAAACGAGCAACTGTGAGTAAGACAATTGGTTTTAGGTGAGGGACTGATTCAATGACTCCTTGTTGATAATCCGCAGATTTACGGGCTGCGGCAATTGCTTCAAAAGGTTGCAATTTAGTAAAATTTGGCAGGAGTAATATCTTATTATTAGAAATAGAAAAATGCTGCACAAGGCGGTTTTGATAAAGTGGTGTAGTCGCCCAAATGCAATCATAAACTGAGAATAAAAACCCTTGGAGTAACTCCAGTACAAAAGTATATAACTGTTGAGGTAGATTCTTAGCAGAAACGTTAATCATTTTATCTTGATTAATTATATCCCAAACTAAGTCTGAACTATACTTTACAATTGATGGAATTCGATGACAACGAGCCAAAATACCAGTCATTATCGTTAAATTGAAACTCATAGTTTGCATATGTAAAACAGTCGGTTTGAAATCGCCAATAATACGATTCATTTCATAATAAATTCGGGCATTACGCACTATTTTATCTAGCCAATTCTGACGGGGACTTTCATCAATAAAGGTTATGGGTATGCCATCAATTATACCACTCGAATTTGGATTACCATAAGTAATAATATGTACATCAATATTTCGAGCTATCAAGTTCCGGGCAATATGTTGAGTTTGCGCTGATGGACCGCCTATTTTAGGGGGATATACACCAGAAACCAATAATATCTTCATTTTCATCATGCCTCCTAATTTATTTTGTTTATAAACTCTTTAATTTCGCTGGAGTAAAGTTAGCAATCTCAGCGGTAGGAATAAAGCCTTAGTTGTCAGTATTGCGTTTTCTCTAGTTTTTTCCCAAAAAAGAAAGCAAAAATAATTTGCAATCGATGCAGAGATCAAAGTTGCAATTGCTGCTCCAATCCCTTGGTAAAGCGGGATTAGGAGAAGATTGAGCATAATGTTTGCACATAATCCTATTAATTTCGCGTACAAATTCAACTTTTGCAATCCCTCTGCAACTATCCAATTACTCATCACTTCTCCTTGAAATGTGAATAGAGAAGTAAATATATAAACAGAAAGAATAGAACTAGCTAATTGATAATTAGCTCCATACAGTAGGGTGATCAAAAAGCCAGATAAGGGAAGGATTAAAATTATAATAGCATAGGAAAGAAGACTAGTTAAATCGTAAATTTTCTGGATTTTTTTTCTGTATACAGATTTGCTCAGGTTTTGAGCCTTAATCATGGTTGGATATAATGAAGAACTAATGATAAACGGTAAAAAAGACCAGGCTTCGCAGATAATCACGGCACTGGAATAAATTCCGACTGAACTATTGCCAACCATGTTTCCTAGCATCACCTGATCAATTGAGGAATAAATTAAAATAGCTGTAGCTGATAGAAATTGAGGATATGACTCTTGTAGCAAATATTTTATTGATTTAAAATCTGTTCTCCAATTTCTAATGTTCTCATTATCTATTTGATAGTAAAATATTAATATAAATGAATAAATTATCGCTTCTAAACTAATGATAATTGCAAACAAAAACAGGGGAGCTTTAACTATAATAAGGACAATTTTTATGATAGTTATAATCACAAAAGCCAAATTACTAGCTAAGACTTGAAATTTGGATTTAACCTGAGACTCAAACCAATTTTCAATTGGTTGAAAAGAATTAAATATGAATTTAATAGATACAATTGCCACAAGCAAATGAATATAAAGAGACTGGGGGGATATGAGCCTAATAAACATTATTGACAATGTGGCTGCCAGGATTCCTCCAGTTATTTGAACAATAAAAGCTGTCCCTAATATCTTATTCTTAGATTCTGGTTCTCGTACCAGATCCCTAGTTATAATCTTGCTCATTTGTGAAGTTGATAGTGGCAGAAAAAAGCTGGAAAAAGCTAAAGCATATTGAAGTGTCCCAAACCTGTCGGGTCCTAGATAACGTGCTGCTAATGTTCCCACGCAAAGACTTATAAATAGTCTAAAAACTTTTCCCAAGAAAAGCCAGCCTGTATTGTCAATAATTTGACGATTTTCTGGATGGAAATTTTTGACAAGGTTTATAAATTTGAGTAAGTAAGTCCACACTAATGTTTTCCTTATTTTCATCATCCATTTTACCTATTTTTGATAAATTTTTATAAATTATGTGAGTCACAAAAAATTATGCCTGCGACTACGGAAGTTCCAAGATATTTGATAACCATCTACACAGGCTATCCATTTATGTTCACCAATTTTATGAGGATCTATATTATGCATTCCTGTTTTGTTCCAGCCCCTGCCACTTCCTTTAATAATTGAATTTTCGGTGATTTGTTTTTCTTCATAATTTTTAGTTGTCAGATCGGTTATTTCAAATGCTCGAACTTGATTCCCATATAAATCTTCATCATCTTGAGTATATCTAATGATTTTGCCATCCGATACTACTACCCTACCTCCTGGTCTAGCAATATTTTTATTGCCCTTGATAACGGGACTTTTAGGATGTTCAATCCAAGTTCCTAAAAGGTCACTTGCATAGTACAAATATAAAATATCGCTACTTTTTACTGAAGTTAAAAGCCACCAATAATTCTGGAAGTAAAAAACAGAAGCATCAGAATATTTATCGCCAGACATTAAATCTTTTACAAAAATCCATTTTGTAGGAAAATCCACTGCTTTGTATAGGCGAATAGAGTTGACTTCATTACTTTCTGGAATTAGATAGTATTCATTATTCGACTTAAATACATAGGGATAAGATAAGTGAAAATATTCATCAATTACAATTTGTTGATAAGTCCAATCAAAACCATCACTGCTAGTTGCTAAAGCGATATCACCTTTTTGATCAGCAGCATTCATGACTTCAAAAAACATATACCAAATACCGTTTTCATTTAGCATAAACGGGTCGGCAACAAATTCGGCTGGTACATCTTTAACATCTTTGGCTGTTAAAACTGGATTTTGTATATTTTCGGGAGAAACAAAATCAACAAGAGATGTACCCACATAAATGCCAATTGACCAATTTTCTTTCCTGTTGACAAAGTGTTTGATAATTTTTTTGGCAAAATTCATATCTATTAATCTCCGAATATTCAATGCAAACAATATTTTGATTTAGGGCTAAATAGAAAATTTCTCATTGTTGTTACCACCCAACCGAATATTCTTTTTCCGACTGAATCCATGCTTGCCAACTTCTAAGTTATAGATACCTTCTGGTAGATAAACTACTGCCACCTCGGCGGGAACAATAACCTCTAGAACCCTATTTCCGTTCTGCGTCACCTTCATTGGCGTACCAGCTTTACCTACTGCCACCTGTAAACGGCTGATTTTTTGCCGTGCTAATGCCAGGCGCAAAAATGCTTGTCCTGCTTGACCCCCTTCCATCCGCATTACCTTTTCGCCCCGTTGCAATATCCGATTCCCTAGGTCTTCTGCCGCCTTGAGGATTTCTTTATCCCCACTGGCTTCATAGGCCGCTACAAGGATGTCCAGAAAGATAGTCTGCTGTTGATCTAAGCCATACTTATTGACCATCTTTCCTTGCTCAATATATTCCGGTACGAATCCATCGCTTCCCATATTTAGCAAATTGTTCCACGCTTGCTTGAACCGCTGAATGTACTTAGCGTCTTTGGTGACATGATAGGCTTGAACTAGGATATAGAGAGTGTTGTATTTACCGTCGCCATAAAGCTGATTCACAGAGGGCTTCCCATCGGGATTAAGCTTGCGGATAAAGTGACCCCACTGCGCGACCCACGCCTTCTCGTACCATAGATTCGTAACTGCCATGGCCCTATCTAGATATTTCTTTTCACCCGTCAGTTTGTGGAGATCGAACAGTTGCCTCACGTAGTATAGGGTGTCTGTATCGCTAGACCTTTCCTCTGAACGCAAGAGGGCTTGAGTAGGGGTGAACTGCTCTTCTAGTAAAGCCAGATCCTGGTTCATTCGGTTATCCCAGACAAACTCTAACTTCTGATTCGCCCATTTTATAAACTTAGGATTGCCAGTTTTCTGGGACAAATAGGCTAACCCATTAGCTACCGCACCGTAATCCTGTGTTAGCGTCACTTTGCTCTTTGGCTGGCCATCTTTCACATCTACCCAGCCCCACATCCCACCCTTCTTTCCCGACTCCAGGTTAAAGTCAAAGTACTTGATAGTTGCTTCCGCCAAGGCTACACACTTTTTCAGTAGATTTAAGTCGTCAGGAAACCACTGGCAAATTTCGACTCCTTTACTTACTAAGTCCACAGGTTGCTTGTTCCCAGTACCCATTTTGGAAAACTGATCTGGCGCGTCATAGGAGAAGGGAATTAGTTCTGTCTTAGGATTGCGAGCAGAAAAGAAAGATTCAGCAAATAAACCCATCATTGCTTTGGCGGGCTTATAATCTAAGGACTTAAGTGAGATCGGTAAGTAATTGTCTAAGTGACCCCGCAAAAGATGCTGATCTGTTTTAGCAATCTCACTCCAATATCTATCCATCATGTCAAAGCCAGCTACGAGAAATTTATCTCCCGCGATATAGTAAGCCTCTTGCTTGCTGCCTGTAACTTTGATATGAGTTAGGTCTAGACTATATCCTTCTAAACCCTTTTGGTAAGACCATAAAATCATCACAGTAGCTAAAAATAAAGTAACAATAAATTTTTGGGAACGTTGCTTCATCTTTAATTGCCTTGGATAGGTATAATTATTTTTGGTCTTTGACTATATCCTTAGAGAGTATTTATCTCTGAATTATTATTAATTACACCCCTTGTGGCTCAGTATTTGCCAAAATATTACTATTTGAAATTGGGATAAAAACAGTATTTATTTCAGTATCTCCTGAGCCATTTTTCTCTAAATATTTAGGCTTATACCCCGCTACTAGTTGTGATAGCAATAGCATGATATAAGGCGTATCATTTTTAGCTGCTGCTCCTAGTAATGTTTCTACAGTCATATCTAAATAACTAGGAATAATCTGACTGGCATTTTTCACAACTAACAGTTTTTCATGCTCCGTTTTTTCATACTCTTCTCCCTCAACAAACAGTTCCTCAAATAACTTTTCTCCCGGTCTTAACCCCGTAAATACTATGTCAATATCTTTGTTAACCTCATATCCCGAAAGATGGATTAATTCCTTCGCCAAATCCACAATTTTTACAGGTTCACCCATATTTAGCATTAAAACTTCACCACTACGACCCAGGACAGATGCTTGTAAAACCAGTTGCACTGCCTCTGGTATGGTCATAAAGTAACGGCAAATATCGGGATGAGTAACTGTAATTGGTCCACCTGCTAAAATTTGTTTTTGGAAAGTAGGAACTACGCTACCTCGACTCCCTAAAACATTCCCAAAACGCACAGCTACATAAGATTTACCACTTTGTTTTGCTGCTTGTAAAACTAGCATTTCAGCTACTCTCTTACTCGCACCCATTACATTAGTAGGATTAACTGCTTTGTCTGTGGAAATCATCACAAAATGTTCGACATTATATTGCAATGCTACTTGTAATAAATTCCTTGTTCCAATCACATTATTAGTAATTGCTTCTGCGGGATTTAATTCCATCAGCGGAACGTGTTTATGGGCAGCAGCATGAAAAATTACATCCGGTTTAAATCTCTCAAAAGCGTGTTCTAACCTCGACTTCACCCGAATATCAGCAATAAATGTATAAATCTGTGGCAGCGGAATATTGATAGCTAATTTACCATTATTGATAATTTGGATAAGCTGTTCTAGTTCTTGTTGGATATTAAAAACAGAATTTTCCCCATGTCCAATTAGAATTATTTTAGCTGGGTGACAACGGAAAATTTGCCGACATAGTTCACTCCCAATTGATCCCCCTGAACCCGTAATTAAAACAGTTTTATTTTTGATAAATGTAGACACTCTTTTAATATCTATATGAATGGGTTCTCGTCTGAGTAAATCTTCAATTTTGATATCCCTAATACTATCCAACCGGACACGACTATTGAGGATTTCATGTATTCCTGGTAAGGTACTAGGTTGCACTCCATTGGCTTGACAAATATCAACAATTTCTCGAATAATTTGTCCGGAAACTGTAGGCATGGCAATAATAATTTTCTGAATTTTTAATGTTTTGATTACCTCGGAAATTTTAGAGCGATCGCCTAATACAGGAATTCCTCTTAAATGTATGTGCTGTTTTTTAATAGCGTCATCAATAAATCCTACAGGATAAACTCCAAACTGGGGATTTCTTTGCATATCTTCGGCAAGAGAAACTCCCGCACTACCCGCACCAATAATCAGCACTCTCTCCCTATGCTTAGATATTTTCTGTCTATGATTTACCCTTTCTACAACCCGCACACTAAACCGTAGTGCAATCACACAAATACCAGAAAGTATTCCCTCCAAAATTGGTAGTGATTGCGGAAGATTACTTAATAGCATATTGAATGTTTTATCCAATATATTAAATAGCGTTGTTTGGATGACTATCACACCCGTCATCAACATGACTATATAGATTACTTCCTCAATACTTGCATATCGCCAATAGCGTTTATAAAAACCACATCCCCAAAAAACAATTAGTTTAACTACTAAAAACAAAATTGTAGCAACTTCTAACTGTGAAATATATTCTTGCAAATTTATATCACCATCTAAACGCAAGGATAATGCTAACAATGGTGTCATCGCAAAAATAGTAATGTCAAAAATAAACCAATGTCTATTTCTAACTTTACTTAATTGATTAGATAGAGTTTTAATTGTTTTCTGAACAGTAAAATGAGAGAGGAAAAACAGGATATTCACATCAACATCTCCAGGAAAATATATGAAATTTTTTCACTAGATAAACACCTGAGATTTGTAAGAATTAAGCCGTCAGCCATCAGCAAGAATTGAATTGAAAAGCATTCTGAATATTAATTACTGATGTCAGTCTCCCCACTTCAAAACGCAAAAAATCCGGTTTTAGCTGACTGCTTACTGAGATTTTAACTGATAATCTCAAAAAAATACATATTCAAATCACCCTCTTAAATAATTAATTATGTGGTGATTTACAAAAATAAATCTTCACCAATTAAATGAGAATGCCATAGCGTTGATAAATATCAACCAAACATAAACATTAATGTATTGGTTATTATTTTTTATCTTGAACTTATAGAGGTTTTATCAAATTTCCACTGCTTAAGTCATGCCAGTTTGACACAAATTCCCTATTAAATAAAAATAATAGCAGCAAGTATAGTGCTTACACCATATCTGCTGCTTGATTGGAGCGAAAACTCCGATTGTTAACTTTTAATCCAACTATTAAAAATCCATAAACAGCCTGTTGAATTTGCTGTGTGAATTTTTAATTACTAATTTTTAATTCCGTTTTGCGGTACTAGACTTTTGCTTGTAACGACTTCAGTAATTCAGTATTCACACCCGATTCACGAGTCAGAGAAATTTTACCTGTGCGAGCAATTTCTCTCAATCCAAATTTTTGTAGCACTTGCACAATCGCCACCATTTTACCAGGATCACCCACAACTTCCAAGGTCAAAGAATCTTCAGCCACATCCACAATTCGCGCTCGGAAAATTTGAGACAATTCAATAATCTCCGAACGATTACTGCTAGTAGCATTGACCTTGAGAAGCATCAATTCTCTTTCTACACAAGGAATTTCTGTAATATCCTGCACTTTGAGAACATTAACCAACTTATATAGTTGTTTAGTAAGTTGCTCAATAATGCGATCATCGCCAGGGACAACCATCGTAATTCGGGATACTCCATTCTGTTCCGCAGGTCCCACAGCCAGGCTTTCAATATTAAAACCCCGACGAGCAAATAAACTAGCAATGCGGGATAGAACCCCCGCTTCATCTTCCACAATAACTGACAGCGTATGTTTCATCGGCGACTAAAGGAGCATGACATGAACGCAGACCGGCACTCATGACTGCAAAGCGAGTTTCTACTACGCTGCATTGTCGGTCTGAATTTTTATTTTATACTTAATAATTGCCATCATTCCGTTCCTGTGGAAAAGTTATCTATTTTCAAAGGTAGATGCAGCCTTTAAATTAACGCCATATATTGTCATCAGCAGTGAAAATTGACAGGAACAAAGTATTTATGGGTTGGTTACAAAGAATGTTTGGCTTAGAAAAATCGGAAAGCGCTCAAGTTAATCCAATTTCTAGTGCTGATGCTAATACACAAACCATAGAGCCAGAACGTATAGGATTAAATGGAAAATATGATCAAAGTGGTTTAGCCAAGCGCGTAGCTTTAGCATTTGATCAAGATCCTGACCTTGATGATATTAATACTCTCTGGGTTGCTCAAACAGGTAGTATTGTGGTACTAAAAGGTCAAGTTCCCAGTCAGGATATTCTTAATCAACTAGTTGCTGTAGCTCGCACTGTTGATGGCACTACAGATGTTGATACTACACAAGTTAATTTGATTTAGATTAATTAGGGCTTGATAAATTAAGTTGTTGATGAAGATAGGTAGTAGGGAAAGTAGATGTTTACCAATTACCAATTACCCATTACCCATTACCAATCCAATCTAAAATCGCTTGGTTAACTTGTTCTGGTGATTCATCTTGGGGACAATGACCAACATCTTCCAAATATAGCAACTGCAATCTCTCATTGTAGCCAACAAATTGATTTGCTAGTTTTGGCGGCACAAATCGGTCTTTTGTTCCCCAAATTAACAGCATGGGAATTGTTAAGTTTGGTAAAATTTTCTTGATACTAGGACTAAAATTAATCCCTGTTGTGGCTTTAAACAAAGCTCTAAAGGCACGAGCAGATCCCCGATCCTGGGGTGGTCTTGCTAAAATATCTATAAGTTCATCAGTAATGGCTTCAGGATTTGCATAAGCTAAACTAGCCCAAGGACGCAGCACACTAGGACGACGGACAAAATAAAATATCGGTTTTAATATTAATCTGGAAGTAAATATACTTTTAATCCCGCTGACAAGAGGTTGTAAAGC harbors:
- a CDS encoding glycosyltransferase family 4 protein translates to MKILLVSGVYPPKIGGPSAQTQHIARNLIARNIDVHIITYGNPNSSGIIDGIPITFIDESPRQNWLDKIVRNARIYYEMNRIIGDFKPTVLHMQTMSFNLTIMTGILARCHRIPSIVKYSSDLVWDIINQDKMINVSAKNLPQQLYTFVLELLQGFLFSVYDCIWATTPLYQNRLVQHFSISNNKILLLPNFTKLQPFEAIAAARKSADYQQGVIESVPHLKPIVLLTVARLIPLKGIEICLEAISHLLDLPVSLRIIGSGSPDYELFLRDMAERLGVSNRVEFAGAVSPTHIPGEYQSADIFILASYYEAFATVLIEAMAAGLPIIASNVGGIPTVVENEVSGKLVPAGDALSLAMAIRFLVVNEEERHAMAIAAKTRAKIFDFEMGVDKLIETYKQLHVNKKINE
- a CDS encoding flippase, with the translated sequence MWTYLLKFINLVKNFHPENRQIIDNTGWLFLGKVFRLFISLCVGTLAARYLGPDRFGTLQYALAFSSFFLPLSTSQMSKIITRDLVREPESKNKILGTAFIVQITGGILAATLSIMFIRLISPQSLYIHLLVAIVSIKFIFNSFQPIENWFESQVKSKFQVLASNLAFVIITIIKIVLIIVKAPLFLFAIIISLEAIIYSFILIFYYQIDNENIRNWRTDFKSIKYLLQESYPQFLSATAILIYSSIDQVMLGNMVGNSSVGIYSSAVIICEAWSFLPFIISSSLYPTMIKAQNLSKSVYRKKIQKIYDLTSLLSYAIIILILPLSGFLITLLYGANYQLASSILSVYIFTSLFTFQGEVMSNWIVAEGLQKLNLYAKLIGLCANIMLNLLLIPLYQGIGAAIATLISASIANYFCFLFWEKTRENAILTTKALFLPLRLLTLLQRN
- a CDS encoding glucosamine inositolphosphorylceramide transferase family protein; translation: MNFAKKIIKHFVNRKENWSIGIYVGTSLVDFVSPENIQNPVLTAKDVKDVPAEFVADPFMLNENGIWYMFFEVMNAADQKGDIALATSSDGFDWTYQQIVIDEYFHLSYPYVFKSNNEYYLIPESNEVNSIRLYKAVDFPTKWIFVKDLMSGDKYSDASVFYFQNYWWLLTSVKSSDILYLYYASDLLGTWIEHPKSPVIKGNKNIARPGGRVVVSDGKIIRYTQDDEDLYGNQVRAFEITDLTTKNYEEKQITENSIIKGSGRGWNKTGMHNIDPHKIGEHKWIACVDGYQISWNFRSRRHNFL
- a CDS encoding glycoside hydrolase family 88 protein — its product is MKQRSQKFIVTLFLATVMILWSYQKGLEGYSLDLTHIKVTGSKQEAYYIAGDKFLVAGFDMMDRYWSEIAKTDQHLLRGHLDNYLPISLKSLDYKPAKAMMGLFAESFFSARNPKTELIPFSYDAPDQFSKMGTGNKQPVDLVSKGVEICQWFPDDLNLLKKCVALAEATIKYFDFNLESGKKGGMWGWVDVKDGQPKSKVTLTQDYGAVANGLAYLSQKTGNPKFIKWANQKLEFVWDNRMNQDLALLEEQFTPTQALLRSEERSSDTDTLYYVRQLFDLHKLTGEKKYLDRAMAVTNLWYEKAWVAQWGHFIRKLNPDGKPSVNQLYGDGKYNTLYILVQAYHVTKDAKYIQRFKQAWNNLLNMGSDGFVPEYIEQGKMVNKYGLDQQQTIFLDILVAAYEASGDKEILKAAEDLGNRILQRGEKVMRMEGGQAGQAFLRLALARQKISRLQVAVGKAGTPMKVTQNGNRVLEVIVPAEVAVVYLPEGIYNLEVGKHGFSRKKNIRLGGNNNEKFSI
- a CDS encoding polysaccharide biosynthesis protein, with amino-acid sequence MNILFFLSHFTVQKTIKTLSNQLSKVRNRHWFIFDITIFAMTPLLALSLRLDGDINLQEYISQLEVATILFLVVKLIVFWGCGFYKRYWRYASIEEVIYIVMLMTGVIVIQTTLFNILDKTFNMLLSNLPQSLPILEGILSGICVIALRFSVRVVERVNHRQKISKHRERVLIIGAGSAGVSLAEDMQRNPQFGVYPVGFIDDAIKKQHIHLRGIPVLGDRSKISEVIKTLKIQKIIIAMPTVSGQIIREIVDICQANGVQPSTLPGIHEILNSRVRLDSIRDIKIEDLLRREPIHIDIKRVSTFIKNKTVLITGSGGSIGSELCRQIFRCHPAKIILIGHGENSVFNIQQELEQLIQIINNGKLAINIPLPQIYTFIADIRVKSRLEHAFERFKPDVIFHAAAHKHVPLMELNPAEAITNNVIGTRNLLQVALQYNVEHFVMISTDKAVNPTNVMGASKRVAEMLVLQAAKQSGKSYVAVRFGNVLGSRGSVVPTFQKQILAGGPITVTHPDICRYFMTIPEAVQLVLQASVLGRSGEVLMLNMGEPVKIVDLAKELIHLSGYEVNKDIDIVFTGLRPGEKLFEELFVEGEEYEKTEHEKLLVVKNASQIIPSYLDMTVETLLGAAAKNDTPYIMLLLSQLVAGYKPKYLEKNGSGDTEINTVFIPISNSNILANTEPQGV
- the ilvN gene encoding acetolactate synthase small subunit, with translation MKHTLSVIVEDEAGVLSRIASLFARRGFNIESLAVGPAEQNGVSRITMVVPGDDRIIEQLTKQLYKLVNVLKVQDITEIPCVERELMLLKVNATSSNRSEIIELSQIFRARIVDVAEDSLTLEVVGDPGKMVAIVQVLQKFGLREIARTGKISLTRESGVNTELLKSLQAKV
- a CDS encoding BON domain-containing protein — its product is MGWLQRMFGLEKSESAQVNPISSADANTQTIEPERIGLNGKYDQSGLAKRVALAFDQDPDLDDINTLWVAQTGSIVVLKGQVPSQDILNQLVAVARTVDGTTDVDTTQVNLI
- a CDS encoding alpha/beta fold hydrolase, with product MTTGIHWQQRVGNQRDWVWRGWQTRYTYIRPDHDYAKTTPLILLHGFGASIGHWRHNLEVLGKSHTVYALDMIGFGASEKAATNYNVELWVEQVYDFWKTFIRQPVVLVGNSIGSLISLVAAANHPDMVKGIVMISLPDPNLEQEMIPIALQPLVSGIKSIFTSRLILKPIFYFVRRPSVLRPWASLAYANPEAITDELIDILARPPQDRGSARAFRALFKATTGINFSPSIKKILPNLTIPMLLIWGTKDRFVPPKLANQFVGYNERLQLLYLEDVGHCPQDESPEQVNQAILDWIGNG